The segment TCCACCGAGCGGCAGTCCACCATCGGGCAGCAGCGCGCCACCAACTACGCCTGCGCGCCGATGACCGAGGACGAGTTCGTGGCGATCGTCACCGCCGGACAGCCCACCGCCCCCGGCTACTTCGGCTACGACGCCGACCTCAACCGCCGCGACCGCGAACTCTTCGACGCCGCCGCGCTGGCCGCCCCGCTGGACGCCGACGCCTTCCTCGGCCGCCGCGCCGAGACCGGCACCGTCGTGGTCGACGCTCGCGACCCGCTCGAATTCGCCGCCGGACACCTGGCCGGCGCCATCAACGTCCCCGCCGACGGACGCTTCGCCGAACAGTCCGGCACCGTCCTCGACCCGGCCTGGCCGCTGCTGGTGATCGCCCCCGAGGGCCGGGAACAGGAGACCGTCACCCGGCTCGCCCGGATCGGCTTCGACCGCGTCGCCGGCTACCTCGCCGACCCCGAGACCGCCTTCCGCGCCGTCCCCGAGCAGATGCGCCAGGCCCCCCGCCGCACCGTCGCCGACCTGCGCGCCGAACTCACCGACGCCGAACCCCCGCTGGTCCTCGACGTCCGCGGCGAGGGCGAGCGCGCCGACGGCCACATCCCCGGCTCCGTCCACCTCCCGCTCGCCGAACTCCCGCACCGCCTCGCCGAGATACCGCGAGACCGCGCCGTCGTCGTGCACTGCGCCGGCGGCCACCGCTCCTCCATCGCCGCCAGCCTGCTCCGCCACCACGGCCACCCGCAGACCTCCGACCTGCTCGGCGGCTACGGCGCCTGGGAAACCGCGGCCTGACCGCCGGACGGATCGCGCGGGGGCGTGCGGGGTGGGGCCGGGCGGGGCCGGGTGGGCGGGGAATGCGCCGTCCGCCGGTCAGGTTGATACGGGAGGGGGTATGAGCAGAACGTCACCGGGTGTTCCGTGCCCGGTACGGAACACGGGGACGGGCGGCGACCGGCCGCCCCGTCGAGGACGAGGAGGAGACCCGATGCAGGTGGGCGACGAGGCCGTCGGCGCGGTGCTGAACCGGCTGCGCCGGGCACAGGGCCAGCTGGCCGGCGTGATCGCGATGATCGAGGCCGGACGCGACTGCAAGGACGTGGTGACCCAGCTCGCCGCCGTGTCCCGGGCCCTGGACCGCGCCGGGTTCAAGATCGTGGCCAGCGGCATGCGCCAGTGCATGGCCGAGGCGGAGGAAGGCGGCGCGCCGATGAGCGAGGCCGAGCTGGAGAAGCTCTTCCTGGCGCTCGCCTGAGCCACCCGCGACGCAACACGCACCGCGCTCCAGCGCGGTGCGTGTTGCGTCATGCGTGTTGCGTCATGCGTGTTGCGTCATGCGTGTTGCGTCATGCGTGTTGCGTCATGCGTGTTGCGTCATGCGTGTTGCGTCATGCGTGTTGCGTCATGCGTGTTGCGTCACGTGCGCTACGCGAAGCCCGTGCGGGTCTGCCGGGCGGGGCCAGGCCGGAACGGATCAGGCCAGGGTGAGGAACATCTTTTCGAGCTCCGCCTCGCTCATCGGTGCCCCGCCCTCCTCGGCCTCGGCGAGGCACTGGCGCATGCCGCTGGCGAGGATCTTGAACCCGGCCCGGTCCAGCGCGCGCGAGACGGCGGCGAGCTGGGTCACCACGTCCTTGCAGTCGCGTCCGGCCTCGATCATCGCGATCACGCCGGCCAGCTGGCCCTGTGCCCGGCGCAGCCGGTTCAGCACCGCGCCGACGGCCTCCTCGTCCACCTGCATCGAGCACCTCCTCGCCCTTTTCTGAACTCGCCCGATCATACGGGAGGCACTCCGCGGGCCCGCCCCGGCCGCCACCGCCCCCGGTCGCGGCACCCGGGCCCCGCGCGCGACGGCCGAGCGGATCGGCGCCGACCGGTCCGGTTACCGCCCGGCCCGCACCGGGACGGCCGGAGGAGTCGGGGAGGGAGCCGGAGTGGCGGTGCCGCTCCGGTGCGGCACTCGCAGGGCGGTAGTGGCGGGGGCCCGGTCCTCGCCCGGGACGCGCACCGGCCCCTCGACGGGGTGGGTGCAGCCCGGACAGGCCCGCGTGCCGGAGGTGCCGTCCGGGTGGCGCCGCCGGTCGACCACCCGTTGGGCCGCCGCCGCGAGGTGGCGGCGGCTCGGGAACAGCGCGGGCGGCAGTTGCGGCAGGAACTCGACCTCGGCGGTCAGTGCCCGGACCGAGACGACCCGCCACATCGAGGCCAGCAGGCCGTCCTCGCCGACGAACGCCGGTGCCGTGCTGGGCCGCCCGTCCGGGGTGCGGTAGCGCAGCACCAGCGGCTGCACGGGAGCGTCGGCCCGGACGGCCGCCTCGAACAGCGCCGGGCGGAACCGGCCGCCGCCGTGTCCGCACCAGGTGCTGCCCTCCGGGAAGACCACCACCCGGCCGCCCGCGCGCAGTGCCGCCGCGATCTCGTCGACGGTGCCCGGCAGCGCCCGCAGCCGGTCCCGGTCGAGCAGGATCGTGCCGCCCCAGGAGGTCAGCGGGCCGAGCACCGGCCAGCGGCCGACCTCGGTCTTCGCCAGCATCCGGCCCGGGCGGACCGAGGCCACCAGCAGGATGTCCAGCCAGGAGACGTGGTTGGCCACCACCAGCGAGCCCCCCGCCGCCCGGTCCCGGCCCCGCGTCCACTTCCATCCCCGTCCCCAGTCCCGTCCCCGTCCCCGGGCGGGGCCGGGGACGGCCAGCGCGCGCGCCCGTACGCCCAGCGCGGCCAGCAGCAGCCGCGCCCAGCAGCGCACCAGCCGCTCCGTCGGCAGCCAGGCCAGCGCCCGCACCAGCGGTACCGCGAGCAGTCCGGCGGCCAGTACCGCCAGGCAGGCGGCCAGCCGCAGCACCCGCCGGGGCAGGCCGGCCCGGGGCCCGGCGACCGTCACGCAGTCGCCGGGCGTGCACGGCGCGGTCGGCAGCCAGGCACTCATGCCGCCGTCGCCGTTCCGCGCGAAGCCCCCGGCGAAGTCCCCCGAGAAGTCCCGAGCGGAGTGCCGCCGCCGGAAGCCGGGTCGGCGTCCTGGCCGGCCCCCGTCCCGCCGGTGACCGCGGAGACCGGCAGGTCCGCCGCCGCGGCCAGGAAGTGCCGCAGGTAGCGCGGGTCGGTGCGCTCCAGCGACAGCAGCACGTACAGGTCCGCCACGTTGAAGTCCGGGTCGTACGCGGGCTCGCCGCACACCCAGGCGCCCAGCCGCAGGTAGCCGCGCAGCAGCGCCGGGACGGGGGTGCGGCCCTGCCGGGCGATGCCCTCCGCCGACCACGGGCGCAGCGGCGCGACCCGGTACTGCTGCGGGGCCAGGTGCTTGGCGGAGACGGCGTCCCACACCCCGGCGGCCGTCGTGCCGCCGTCGGCCAGCGGCACCGAGCAGCAGCCCGCCAGCCAGGCGTTGCCGGTGGCGGTCATGTAGCGGGCGATGCCGCCCCACATCAGGTTGATCACCGCGCCGTTGCCGCGGTGGGCCTCGGCGATGCAGGACCGTCCGACCTCCACCATGCCGTCCCGCAGCCCGCCCAGCCGGGCCAGGTCGAACTCGGTGTCGGAGTACAACCGGCCCGCGCGGCGCGCCTGTTCGGGCCGCAGCAGCCGGTACGTGCCGACCACCTCGCCGGTGGGCTGCTCGCGCACCAGCAGGTGGTCGCAGAACTCGTCGAACGGGTCGGCGTCCAGCCCCGGCAGCGGGGTGTCCAGCACCGCGCCCATCTCCTGGGCGAACACCTGGTAGCGCAGCCGCTGGGCCTCCCGCACCTCCTCCGCGGTCCGGGCGAACGCCAGCTGGTAGGTGGGCTGTTGGGGCTCCGACGGCCGGCTCGACGAGAGCCGGGAGGCGGCCTGGGCGGGGAACTTTCCGGTGCGGGCGGGGGCGGTGGTCATGGCGGGACTCTCCGGTCTCTCGGGGCGCGATAGGGTGGCGACGGACGGCACGGGACGACACGCAACGACACGAGCGCTCGTACCCGGACCGCCGGTCGGGCGGCACCGGCCACGGGCGGCCCCCGTATGTCTCCCCGACCCGGACAACCCCCGGGTGGACGTCCGTGGGAGACCAGATGTGCACATGCTGAATGGCCGGTTCGGCCCCGCCACGGCGTCTCGGCGGGCACACCCGTCCCGGCCTGCGCACGGCATGATCCGGACGCCCCGCGGACACCCGGCGGACGCCGACTCTTCCCCCG is part of the Kitasatospora setae KM-6054 genome and harbors:
- a CDS encoding MBL fold metallo-hydrolase, whose amino-acid sequence is MFFAQYYLDCLSQASYLIADETTGRAVVVDPRRDVDEYLAEAEARGFTVEGVINTHFHADFLSGHLELADRTGAWIGYGRRAETEYPIRKLAEGERISLGDVVLEIVETPGHTPESISVLVRERADDTVPYGVLTGDALFIGDVGRPDLLASAGVTADQLGRMLYDSVQHKLMALPDEVRVFPAHGAGSACGKNLSTERQSTIGQQRATNYACAPMTEDEFVAIVTAGQPTAPGYFGYDADLNRRDRELFDAAALAAPLDADAFLGRRAETGTVVVDARDPLEFAAGHLAGAINVPADGRFAEQSGTVLDPAWPLLVIAPEGREQETVTRLARIGFDRVAGYLADPETAFRAVPEQMRQAPRRTVADLRAELTDAEPPLVLDVRGEGERADGHIPGSVHLPLAELPHRLAEIPRDRAVVVHCAGGHRSSIAASLLRHHGHPQTSDLLGGYGAWETAA
- a CDS encoding metal-sensitive transcriptional regulator, giving the protein MQVGDEAVGAVLNRLRRAQGQLAGVIAMIEAGRDCKDVVTQLAAVSRALDRAGFKIVASGMRQCMAEAEEGGAPMSEAELEKLFLALA
- a CDS encoding metal-sensitive transcriptional regulator; translated protein: MQVDEEAVGAVLNRLRRAQGQLAGVIAMIEAGRDCKDVVTQLAAVSRALDRAGFKILASGMRQCLAEAEEGGAPMSEAELEKMFLTLA
- a CDS encoding lysophospholipid acyltransferase family protein, with translation MSAWLPTAPCTPGDCVTVAGPRAGLPRRVLRLAACLAVLAAGLLAVPLVRALAWLPTERLVRCWARLLLAALGVRARALAVPGPARGRGRDWGRGWKWTRGRDRAAGGSLVVANHVSWLDILLVASVRPGRMLAKTEVGRWPVLGPLTSWGGTILLDRDRLRALPGTVDEIAAALRAGGRVVVFPEGSTWCGHGGGRFRPALFEAAVRADAPVQPLVLRYRTPDGRPSTAPAFVGEDGLLASMWRVVSVRALTAEVEFLPQLPPALFPSRRHLAAAAQRVVDRRRHPDGTSGTRACPGCTHPVEGPVRVPGEDRAPATTALRVPHRSGTATPAPSPTPPAVPVRAGR
- a CDS encoding GNAT family N-acetyltransferase, yielding MTTAPARTGKFPAQAASRLSSSRPSEPQQPTYQLAFARTAEEVREAQRLRYQVFAQEMGAVLDTPLPGLDADPFDEFCDHLLVREQPTGEVVGTYRLLRPEQARRAGRLYSDTEFDLARLGGLRDGMVEVGRSCIAEAHRGNGAVINLMWGGIARYMTATGNAWLAGCCSVPLADGGTTAAGVWDAVSAKHLAPQQYRVAPLRPWSAEGIARQGRTPVPALLRGYLRLGAWVCGEPAYDPDFNVADLYVLLSLERTDPRYLRHFLAAAADLPVSAVTGGTGAGQDADPASGGGTPLGTSRGTSPGASRGTATAA